The genomic region GCGCGCACGCCCTGTTCGCCAAACCGCTGGTGACCTCGCCGAACTCGGTGCTGGCCGTGGAGGTCCTGCCGCACATCCCGCCCGGGGTGCTGTGGTGCGACGGTCGCCGCACGATCGAACTGCCGCCCGGCGCCCGGGTGGAGGTCCGCCGGGGGGCCGTGCCGGTGCGGTTGGCGCGGCTGCACCATGCCTCGTTCACCGATCGGCTCGTCGCCAAGTTCGCGTTGCCGGTGGCGGGGTGGCGGGGCGCTCCGCACTGAGTGCTCCGCAGGGAGCGGGGCTTGTCGTTGGTTTGGTGCGGGCCGGTGGGGGCTGGTCGCTCCCCCACTCTCGGCTTCGCTCGAGCGGGGGGACCCCCATCGCGGCGGAGCCGCATATCGACACAGCCCCGCGCCCCTGAAAGACGGGGCTACGCCCCTGTCTTTCGTCTTTAGGGTGCGCGGCGAACTGCGCGACCAGCCCCCACGCGCCCGCAGCCGGGGGACGGGCAATTCGGTCAACCGCACCTGGGGGTTTGTGGAGGGACTGGGGCCGCGTCGCGCCGGGTGGCCGAAACCTCGTATGGTCATGTCCGTGTTGGAGGAGATGCGGATACGGTCGCTCGGAGTCATCGACGACGCGGTCGTCGAGCTGTCACCCGGCTTCACCGCCGTGACCGGTGAGACCGGCGCGGGCAAGACGATGGTGGTCACCAGCCTGGGCCTGCTGCTGGGCGGGCGCGCGGACCCGGCCCTCGTGCGGATCGGGGCCAAGAACGCGGTCGTGGAGGGGCGGATCTCCGTCCCCGACGGTGCCTCGGCCGTCCTACGGGCCGAGGAGGCGGGCGCGGAGCTCGACGACGGGGTGCTGCTCATCAGCCGTACCGTTTCCGCCGAGGGACGATCACGAGCACACCTGGGCGGGCGTTCCGTGCCGGTGGGGCTGCTCGCCGAGCTCGCCGACGACCTGGTGGCCGTGCACGGCCAGACCGATCAGCAGGGGTTGCTCAAACTGTCCCGGCAGCGGCAGGCCCTCGACCGGTACGCGGGCGACGCCGTCGCCGTACCGCTCGCCAAGTACGCGGGCGCCTACCGACGGCTGCGCGCCATCTCCACCGAGCTGGACGAGATCACCACGCGCGCGCGGGAGCGTGCCCAGGAAGCCGACATGCTGCGCTTCGGGCTCGACGAGATCGCCGCGGTGGAGCCGCGGGCGGGCGAGGACGTCGAACTGGCGGCCGAAGCCGAGCGGCTCGGGCACGCGGAGGCGCTGGCGTCCGCCGCCACGGCCGCGCACGCCGCCCTCGCGGGCAATCCCGAGGACCCGGAGGCCATCGACGCCACGACGCTCGTCGCGGGCGCGCACCGGGCCCTGGAGGCCGTACGGTCCCACGACGCGGCCCTCGGCGCGCTGGCCGGCCGCATCGGGGAGATCGGGATCCTGCTGGGCGATGTGGCGGGGGAGCTGGCGGGGTACGCCGACGACCTCGACGCGGACCCGCTGCGGCTCGCGGCGGTCGAGGAGCGGCGCGCGGCGCTCACCGCGCTGACCCGCAAGTACGGGGAGCACGGCGAGGGCACGGCTACGGTCCTGACCTGGGCGGAACAAGGAGTCGCGCGACTCCTGGAGCTGGACGGCGACGACGACCGGATCGGCGAGCTGACGGCCGAGCGGGACGCGCTGCGGGCCGAACTGGGCGGGCTGGCACAGGGGTTGACGGACGCCCGTACGGAGGCCGCCGAGCGCTTCGCCGCCGCCGTGACCGCCGAACTCGCCTCGCTCGCCATGCCGCACGCGCGCGTGTCGTTCGAGATCCGGCAGACCGAGGACCCGGAGGGCGTGGAGGTCGGCGGCCGGCCGGTCTCGTACGGGCCCGCCGGGGTCGACGAGGTGGAACTGCTCCTCGCTCCGCATCCGGGGGCGCCGCCGCGGCCCATCGCCAAGGGGGCGTCCGGTGGTGAGCTGTCGCGCGTCATGCTGGCCGTCGAGGTCGTGTTCGCGGGTACGGATCCGGTGCCGACGTATCTCTTCGACGAGGTCGACGCGGGTGTCGGCGGCAAGGCCGCGGTCGAGATCGGGCGGCGGCTCGCGCGGCTCGCCAAGAGCGCGCAGGTCGTTGTCGTCACCCATCTCCCCCAGGTGGCCGCCTTCGCCGACCGGCAGTTGCTGGTCGAGAAGACGAACGACGGGTCGGTGACCCGGTCCGGGGTGAAGGTCCTGGAGGGCGAGGCGCGGGTACGGGAGCTGTCGCGGATGCTGGCCGGGCAGGAGGACTCGGAGACGGCCCGGGCGCACGCGGAGGAGTTGCTGGCGGCGGCCCGGAGCGACGGGTAGCCGCCGCTCCGCGGCGGGCGCCGTGTGCCGCTCCGCGGCAGGACGCTCACCCGCTCCGCGGGCCGAACTCCGCCGCTCCGCGGCGGTTTCCCCGCCCACCAGCCCGTGTTGAGCGCTCCGCGCTCCGCGATTCCTGCCTGCTCCGCGAGTCCCGCGCGCTCCGCGAGTCCCGCGCGCTCCCTGAATTCCGCGCGCCCCCTGAATTCCGCGCGCTCCGCGAATCCTGCCCGCTCCCCGAGTCCCACCCGCTCCGCAAACCAACCACCGTCCACCTCTCACTAATGTGAGTGATCACCCGCACCCCCTCTCCGCCACCCAAAGCCACCCCACCCCCACCCCACCCTCTCGATGGTCCGCAACTCCCGCGAGCCCTGGCATCCTTAGAAGAGGAGCCCGAGCGGTACACCCCCACCGCGCGTTCTTTCTGTACGTTTCTTCGTGACCGCCCGACGCCGAACCAGGAGCCCCGGCCACGTGAGCCACGTGAGCAGCCACTCACCGCCCGGACAGTCGCCGCTGCGCACTGTCCAAGTGCTCGGCGGCGGCAGCGCGGGCAGCTGTGCCCATGTGCGGTCGCTGACCTCGGGGCTCGTCGAACGGGGCGTGCGGGTCACCGTGTGCGCCCCGGCCACGGCC from Streptomyces sp. NBC_00878 harbors:
- the recN gene encoding DNA repair protein RecN, whose translation is MVMSVLEEMRIRSLGVIDDAVVELSPGFTAVTGETGAGKTMVVTSLGLLLGGRADPALVRIGAKNAVVEGRISVPDGASAVLRAEEAGAELDDGVLLISRTVSAEGRSRAHLGGRSVPVGLLAELADDLVAVHGQTDQQGLLKLSRQRQALDRYAGDAVAVPLAKYAGAYRRLRAISTELDEITTRARERAQEADMLRFGLDEIAAVEPRAGEDVELAAEAERLGHAEALASAATAAHAALAGNPEDPEAIDATTLVAGAHRALEAVRSHDAALGALAGRIGEIGILLGDVAGELAGYADDLDADPLRLAAVEERRAALTALTRKYGEHGEGTATVLTWAEQGVARLLELDGDDDRIGELTAERDALRAELGGLAQGLTDARTEAAERFAAAVTAELASLAMPHARVSFEIRQTEDPEGVEVGGRPVSYGPAGVDEVELLLAPHPGAPPRPIAKGASGGELSRVMLAVEVVFAGTDPVPTYLFDEVDAGVGGKAAVEIGRRLARLAKSAQVVVVTHLPQVAAFADRQLLVEKTNDGSVTRSGVKVLEGEARVRELSRMLAGQEDSETARAHAEELLAAARSDG